A region of Haloplanus sp. XH21 DNA encodes the following proteins:
- the phoU gene encoding phosphate signaling complex protein PhoU codes for MPRDDFQQSLADLRSDVLSMGDRVAQRLDCALDALETGDEATAHDVIDGDDAINETYLDLESVCIGLFARQQPVASDLRFVAASFKILTDIERVGDLATNLAKYALAVESDRAQFESVDIAPIGDLARELFADALTAYRTDDPALCREIAARDDELDSLCQRASEQVMRDLIERETGDSWAVERSLDDISRLLLTVRDLERVGDHAVNVAARTLYAVESDATLVY; via the coding sequence GTGCCCCGAGACGACTTCCAGCAGTCGCTGGCGGACTTGCGGTCCGACGTACTGTCCATGGGCGACCGCGTCGCTCAGCGCCTCGACTGCGCGCTCGACGCGCTCGAGACGGGCGACGAGGCGACTGCTCACGACGTGATCGACGGCGACGACGCGATCAACGAGACGTATCTCGACCTCGAATCGGTGTGTATCGGCCTGTTCGCCCGCCAACAACCCGTCGCGAGCGACCTGCGGTTCGTCGCCGCGTCCTTCAAGATCCTCACCGATATCGAACGCGTCGGCGACCTCGCCACCAATCTCGCCAAGTACGCCCTCGCGGTAGAGTCCGACCGCGCCCAGTTCGAGTCGGTCGATATCGCGCCGATCGGCGATCTCGCCCGTGAACTGTTCGCCGACGCGCTGACCGCGTACCGCACGGACGACCCGGCGCTGTGCCGTGAAATCGCCGCCCGCGACGACGAGCTCGACTCGCTGTGTCAGCGCGCCAGCGAGCAAGTGATGCGCGACTTGATCGAACGCGAGACCGGCGACTCGTGGGCGGTCGAGCGGTCCCTGGACGACATCTCCCGACTCCTGCTCACCGTCCGGGACCTCGAACGCGTCGGCGACCACGCCGTCAACGTCGCCGCACGGACGCTCTACGCGGTCGAGAGCGACGCGACGCTCGTCTACTGA
- the pstB gene encoding phosphate ABC transporter ATP-binding protein PstB, with protein sequence MSNAQLDRTGTNAQAADRTTTGETDEEIRDDWLTYSFAGETKLSTTDLDVYYGDDHALTGVSLDIPAESVTALIGPSGCGKSTFLRSLNRMNDRIAAARVEGSVELDGEEIYQDGVDLVELRKRVGMVFQAPNPFPKSIRDNVSYGPRKHGDIDKGFLARLLGRDDRETEAELVEQSLRDAALWEEVEDRLDDNALGLSGGQQQRLCIARCLATDPDVILMDEPASALDPIATAKIEDLIADLAEDYTVVIVTHNMQQAARISDQTAVFLTGGELVEYGDTDRIFENPRSQRVEDYITGKFG encoded by the coding sequence ATGAGTAACGCACAACTCGACCGCACCGGTACCAACGCACAGGCCGCCGACCGCACGACAACCGGCGAAACCGACGAGGAGATCCGCGACGACTGGCTGACGTATTCGTTCGCGGGCGAGACGAAACTCTCGACGACCGACCTCGACGTGTATTACGGCGACGATCACGCGCTCACGGGCGTCTCGCTCGACATCCCAGCCGAGAGTGTCACGGCGCTCATCGGTCCGTCGGGCTGTGGGAAGTCGACGTTTCTCCGCTCGCTCAACCGGATGAACGACCGGATCGCGGCCGCCCGCGTCGAGGGGTCCGTCGAACTCGACGGCGAGGAGATCTACCAGGACGGCGTCGACCTGGTCGAACTCCGCAAACGCGTCGGGATGGTGTTTCAGGCGCCCAACCCGTTCCCGAAGTCGATTCGCGACAACGTCTCCTACGGCCCGCGGAAACACGGCGACATCGACAAGGGATTCCTCGCCCGCCTCCTCGGTCGCGACGACCGGGAGACTGAGGCGGAACTCGTCGAGCAGTCGCTCCGGGACGCCGCGCTCTGGGAAGAGGTCGAGGACCGCCTCGACGACAACGCGCTCGGTCTCTCCGGCGGCCAGCAACAACGGCTCTGTATCGCCCGCTGTCTCGCGACCGATCCCGACGTCATCCTGATGGACGAACCCGCGAGCGCGCTTGACCCCATCGCGACGGCGAAAATAGAGGACCTCATCGCCGACCTGGCCGAGGACTACACCGTCGTCATCGTCACACACAACATGCAGCAGGCGGCGCGCATCTCGGATCAGACCGCCGTCTTCCTGACCGGCGGCGAACTCGTCGAATACGGCGACACCGACCGCATCTTCGAGAATCCGCGGAGCCAGCGCGTCGAGGACTACATCACGGGTAAGTTCGGATAA
- the pstA gene encoding phosphate ABC transporter permease PstA yields MSNVERTGLVVRDSSISGVLSSALIATAALVFIASWATIFQWLDVGSRYLGVRLFDLLGGSLFVLSAGLLALALGSRFGGVDGTPSDDAGLTVAAVVGLLWAVVGGLAAAQWGGNEPVVWLSGALALGVLGSATALFPREDLGSTLPVALLLAVLGYVIVAGHINVGWIWTPGWTDAEFPGSELVPILVVHGALLGIWCAAKAKRGYGAQGRQYGAYALIGIAVFSILGVLALLIAFIVVQGVDVVLTGASLTGGALSLFGVSLPWIEAPFVTSVPGGLFVEVPGVMPAIVGTLWLVFGAVAFAVPLGVGAAVFLTEYAEQGRFTQLVEVATNGLWSTPSIVFGLFGLAFLVPRISGGNSIFVGQLVLGFMLLPLVLITSREAIKAVPDEHRDASAALGVSKWETIRSVVIPSAMPGVITGVILGVGRIAGETAPLLLVFGGAPFPSSGPQVLQSFRFSTRPPFVINDALLSPASALPYQLYSSITAGVFDHSAFSSTEYGWGTALVLLLVVIGLYAVGVGSRRYFRRKIHHE; encoded by the coding sequence GTGAGCAACGTCGAACGCACCGGACTCGTCGTCCGCGACTCGTCGATCAGTGGCGTGCTGTCGAGCGCGCTGATCGCCACCGCGGCCCTCGTCTTCATCGCGTCGTGGGCGACCATCTTCCAGTGGCTCGACGTGGGGAGCCGCTACCTCGGAGTCCGGCTGTTCGACCTGCTCGGCGGCTCCCTGTTCGTCCTCTCGGCCGGGCTGTTGGCGCTCGCGCTCGGCTCTCGGTTCGGCGGCGTGGATGGCACACCCTCCGACGACGCCGGGCTCACCGTGGCCGCCGTCGTCGGCCTGCTCTGGGCCGTCGTCGGTGGCCTCGCCGCGGCGCAGTGGGGCGGCAACGAACCGGTCGTGTGGCTCTCGGGCGCGCTCGCACTGGGCGTCCTCGGCTCGGCCACTGCCCTCTTCCCCCGCGAGGACCTCGGCTCGACGCTTCCCGTTGCCCTCCTGCTCGCAGTCCTCGGCTACGTCATCGTCGCCGGGCACATCAACGTGGGCTGGATCTGGACGCCCGGCTGGACCGACGCCGAGTTCCCCGGCTCGGAACTCGTTCCCATCCTCGTCGTCCACGGCGCGCTCCTCGGCATCTGGTGTGCCGCGAAGGCCAAGCGGGGCTACGGTGCGCAGGGGCGCCAGTACGGCGCGTACGCGCTCATCGGCATCGCCGTCTTCTCGATACTCGGCGTGCTCGCGCTCCTCATCGCGTTCATCGTCGTCCAGGGGGTAGATGTCGTGCTGACGGGAGCGAGTCTCACGGGTGGCGCGCTGTCCCTGTTCGGCGTGTCGCTCCCTTGGATCGAAGCGCCCTTTGTCACGAGCGTTCCCGGCGGCCTGTTCGTCGAGGTGCCGGGCGTCATGCCGGCTATCGTCGGCACGCTCTGGCTGGTCTTCGGCGCCGTCGCGTTCGCCGTCCCGCTCGGCGTCGGCGCCGCCGTCTTCCTCACCGAGTACGCCGAACAGGGCCGGTTCACCCAACTCGTCGAGGTAGCGACCAACGGCCTCTGGAGCACGCCGAGTATCGTCTTCGGCCTGTTCGGGCTGGCCTTCCTCGTCCCCCGCATCAGCGGCGGCAACTCCATCTTCGTCGGCCAGTTGGTGCTGGGGTTCATGCTCCTGCCGCTCGTCCTGATCACCAGCCGCGAGGCGATCAAGGCCGTCCCCGACGAACACCGCGACGCGAGCGCCGCGCTCGGCGTGAGCAAGTGGGAGACGATTCGGAGCGTCGTCATCCCGTCGGCGATGCCCGGCGTCATCACCGGCGTCATCCTCGGCGTCGGCCGCATCGCCGGTGAGACGGCACCCTTGCTCCTCGTGTTCGGCGGCGCGCCCTTCCCGAGTTCGGGACCACAGGTGCTCCAGTCGTTCCGGTTCAGCACGCGGCCGCCGTTCGTCATCAACGACGCCCTGCTCTCCCCCGCCAGCGCCCTCCCCTATCAGCTCTACTCCTCGATTACCGCCGGCGTCTTCGACCATTCCGCCTTCTCCAGTACGGAGTACGGCTGGGGGACGGCGCTCGTCTTGCTCCTCGTCGTCATCGGTCTCTACGCCGTCGGCGTCGGGAGCCGCCGCTACTTCCGGAGGAAGATACACCATGAGTAA
- the pstC gene encoding phosphate ABC transporter permease subunit PstC, which yields MLRSIHTRATHELSAAATLARNSRQRTEDGALLMYLVGGLSTAAAFGLFLQGSQWTAVPMLAFLATVVVGWTRYQAELVKGLTFLTTVATVSVLSLIVVFLLLRSAPIVREMGLSLLTRTSQPLWGQNGVYALTPMMVGTAVTTVIATAIAAPLGVAGAVFVSEIAPARLREVVKPGIELMAGIPSITYGFIGLTIVNQYLYTEFRTPTIGSYFAAGVMIGIMALPTVVSVAEDALSTVPESMKRGSLAMGSTDWQTTKSVTIPAAMSGVSAGVLLGVGRAMGETMAATVMLSHTKGFPTPVFDVFTNYGETLTTVIAFEGGNASGTHMSALFAAGVVLFGMVMLLSITSQWIEWRMHRTLEGENA from the coding sequence ATGTTACGCTCGATCCACACACGCGCGACGCACGAACTCTCAGCAGCCGCCACGCTCGCTCGCAACTCCCGTCAGCGAACCGAGGACGGGGCGCTCCTGATGTATCTCGTCGGTGGCCTGTCGACGGCCGCCGCGTTCGGCCTGTTCCTCCAGGGATCTCAGTGGACTGCCGTCCCGATGCTCGCCTTTCTGGCGACCGTCGTCGTCGGCTGGACGCGCTATCAGGCCGAACTGGTGAAGGGACTGACCTTCCTCACGACCGTCGCGACGGTGTCGGTCCTGTCGCTCATCGTCGTCTTCCTCCTGCTGCGGTCGGCTCCCATCGTCCGCGAGATGGGGCTCTCCCTGCTGACGCGAACGAGCCAGCCTCTCTGGGGACAGAACGGGGTGTACGCGCTGACGCCGATGATGGTCGGCACGGCGGTCACGACGGTCATCGCGACGGCCATCGCGGCCCCCCTCGGCGTCGCCGGCGCCGTCTTCGTCAGCGAGATAGCGCCCGCCCGCCTCCGAGAGGTGGTCAAACCCGGCATCGAACTCATGGCCGGGATTCCCTCCATCACGTACGGCTTCATCGGACTCACCATCGTCAACCAGTATCTCTACACGGAGTTCCGGACGCCGACGATCGGCTCCTACTTCGCCGCCGGTGTCATGATCGGCATCATGGCGCTTCCGACGGTCGTCAGCGTCGCGGAGGACGCCCTCTCGACCGTCCCGGAGTCGATGAAACGCGGGTCGCTGGCGATGGGATCGACCGACTGGCAGACCACGAAAAGCGTCACCATCCCGGCGGCGATGTCCGGCGTCTCCGCTGGCGTCCTGCTCGGCGTCGGCCGGGCGATGGGCGAGACGATGGCCGCGACGGTGATGCTCTCACACACCAAAGGGTTCCCGACGCCCGTCTTCGACGTGTTCACCAACTACGGCGAGACGCTGACGACGGTCATCGCCTTCGAAGGTGGTAACGCGAGCGGAACCCACATGAGCGCGCTGTTCGCGGCCGGCGTCGTCCTCTTCGGTATGGTGATGCTTCTGAGCATCACCTCCCAGTGGATCGAGTGGCGGATGCACCGAACGCTCGAGGGTGAGAACGCGTGA
- a CDS encoding PstS family phosphate ABC transporter substrate-binding protein, which produces MPADPKRMLDGASRRKFLAVAGMGAVTGLAGCGSQSGDNSGQSMDSGGSGGSTGSQSTSGGSSGSLDTSVLTGDGSSTVFPITNTAASYWNSNPEAGDGDYWPQSWAQDEYGTDMRLADFFAQDYGYEATGQRSVPPFRVSIALSHSGTGVEGVMEGRVDIGDSSAPAAAELAGSNPSEETLNSFTDHVVGVDGQPIVVSREIADAGVESITIEELRAMYRQEITNWSEVGGPDRDILALGRAEGSGTDTSFRANVFGDPNAPISPDQRFGQNQQLQQAIAQADNAIAYIALAFVEPDGATPPVDLVIDGTTYSYGDNLGAQDYPLSRDLHAYTWEGTSRKEAAFLNFVLSDFGQENFVQSNNYFALPQDRLEAEREKVAPSNFS; this is translated from the coding sequence ATGCCAGCCGACCCGAAACGGATGCTCGATGGCGCATCGCGGCGCAAATTCCTGGCGGTGGCCGGTATGGGTGCGGTGACGGGCCTCGCCGGCTGTGGCAGCCAGTCCGGTGACAACAGTGGACAGTCGATGGATAGCGGTGGGAGCGGTGGCTCGACCGGCTCACAGAGCACGAGCGGTGGGTCGTCGGGTAGTCTGGACACGAGCGTCCTGACCGGTGACGGCTCCTCGACGGTGTTCCCCATCACGAACACGGCGGCGAGTTACTGGAACTCCAACCCCGAGGCGGGCGACGGAGACTACTGGCCGCAGTCCTGGGCCCAGGACGAGTATGGCACGGATATGCGGCTCGCTGACTTCTTCGCCCAGGACTACGGCTACGAGGCGACGGGGCAGCGTTCGGTGCCGCCGTTCCGCGTGAGTATCGCGCTCTCACACTCCGGGACGGGCGTCGAGGGTGTCATGGAGGGTCGCGTCGACATCGGTGACTCATCCGCACCCGCCGCGGCCGAACTCGCTGGCTCGAATCCGAGCGAGGAGACGCTGAACAGCTTCACCGACCACGTCGTCGGCGTCGACGGCCAGCCCATCGTCGTCAGTCGCGAAATCGCCGACGCCGGGGTCGAGAGCATCACCATCGAGGAACTCCGCGCGATGTATCGCCAGGAGATCACCAACTGGTCCGAGGTCGGTGGTCCGGACCGCGACATCCTCGCCCTCGGTCGCGCCGAAGGCTCCGGTACTGACACTTCGTTCCGGGCCAACGTCTTCGGCGATCCGAACGCCCCCATAAGTCCCGACCAGCGCTTCGGGCAGAACCAGCAGCTCCAGCAGGCCATCGCCCAGGCCGACAACGCCATCGCGTACATCGCCCTGGCGTTCGTCGAACCCGACGGTGCGACGCCACCTGTCGACCTGGTCATCGACGGAACGACGTACTCCTACGGCGATAACCTCGGGGCGCAGGACTACCCGCTCTCGCGTGACCTCCACGCCTACACCTGGGAGGGTACCTCACGGAAGGAAGCGGCCTTCCTCAACTTCGTCCTGAGCGACTTCGGGCAGGAGAACTTCGTCCAGTCGAACAACTACTTCGCGCTCCCGCAGGACCGTCTCGAAGCCGAGCGCGAGAAAGTCGCGCCGTCGAACTTCTCGTAA